Genomic DNA from Marnyiella aurantia:
GAGGAAGCGGCCGCCAGGAAGCAGGCAAAGATTGACAGTGGTGAAGAGTTCATTATAGGTGTAAATTCCTTTAAATCTTCGCAGAAACAGATGGAACTGGAAATCCTGGATATTGACAACTCTGAGGTTAGAAGAAAACAGATTGAAAGGCTTGATACTATTAAAGCCAGCCGCAACACAGCAGATGTTGATGAGATACTGGAAAAGTTAAGCAATGCAGCGGAAAGCGGAACCGGAAACCTTCTGGAGATATGCATCGAAGCAGCCCGCCGCCGTGTAACACTGGGTGAAATGAGTGATGCTATGGAGAAAAGCTACGGGCGCTACAAAGCAAACATAAGAACAATACAGGGAGTTTATGCGATGAATGCTTCAAAGAACGAATATTTTGAAAAAGCCCTGGCTCTGACCCAGCAGTTTGAAGACCAGCAGGGCCGGAGACCTCGGATTATGGTTGTTAAAATGGGTCAGGACGGTCATGACCGGGGTGCCAAGGTAGTAGCGACTGCCTTTGCCGATATGGGTTTTGATGTTGATGTTGCACCGCTTTTCCAGACTCCGGCCGAAGTTGCCATGCAGGCTGTGGAAAACGATATCCATATCCTCGGAGTTTCTTCTCTTGCCGCAGGACATAAAACTCTCGTTCCTCAGGTGGTTGAAGAACTTAAGAAATTAGGTGCTGACGATATCAGGATTGTTGTGGGTGGCGTAATTCCCCAGCAGGATTATGAATTCCTGCACAAGAATGGTGCAGACCACATTTTCGGTCCTGGCACCAATCTGCCGAAATCTGCCTGTGAGATTCTGGAAAAGTATCTTAACTAGAATAAATCCCAAACAGAAATTCCTCCACATTCGGAGGAATTTTCAGTTTTGGGAAATCAGATAATCATATACCATTTGGTGTTGGTCCGGAGTAAGTTTTGCACGCGGCGCCATTCTGCTCAGTGTTTCAATCCACTCCGCATCGGTATGTTTAGTCGGTTCAGGTAAATTATGACATTTATTGCACGAGTTTTCGAAGACAGTTTTTCCCTGAGAAAGTTTTTCAGAAGAGGTGTACTTAGGTCCTGTTACCGCATTACTTCTTGCGCACGAGACCATGAAAAGCGAAACTGCCGCCGCTGTTAGGATTGTCTTTTTCATAATAGTTTTGATTTGGTCAAACAAAATTACATGGTAAGCACTACCTTTAATTATATAATTCCTAAAATTTAATGCATGACTCTCACCTACAATGATTACAGGCTGCAGCTTCGGGAAACTTTTAAAATCGCCTACGGTAATTACGACTACCGCGATTCTCTTACGGTGGCACTTTCTGCAAATGGTGAAACTGGGTTTGGCGAATGTGTAGCCATCAACTATTACAATATAGATCTTCAAAAATTCAAACTTGATCTGGAATCTGTAAAAGACAGGCTTCACAGTCTATCCATTATTCATCCGCTGGAATTTTACTCTTTTCTGCTAACTCTTGAACTTCATCCTTTCCTGCGTTCCGCACTGGATTGTGCTTATTGGGACCTTTTTGGTAAGCTGGAAAACAGAACTTTCGCTGAAGTTGTGGATTTGCATCAGGACAACTTGCCTGAGTCA
This window encodes:
- a CDS encoding c-type cytochrome; this encodes MKKTILTAAAVSLFMVSCARSNAVTGPKYTSSEKLSQGKTVFENSCNKCHNLPEPTKHTDAEWIETLSRMAPRAKLTPDQHQMVYDYLISQN